Within the Thermanaeromonas toyohensis ToBE genome, the region GAGGATGGTTGCCCCAGGTATTGCCCATAGCCGAGATAATACTTTAGTGGAAAGGTTTTTACGTAGTTTGCCTTTTTCTTTAACCAAAGCCCAGGAAAGGGTTATCCAAGAGATATTCGCTGATATGGAAGCCCCCCGTCCTATGGCCAGGCTCCTGCAAGGAGATGTGGGGTCGGGCAAGACTATTGTAGCTGCTGCGGCCTTACTTAAGGCGGCCGCTGGTGGCTGGCAAGGAGCCCTTATGGTACCTACGGAAGTGCTGGCTGAACAGCACTTCTTGACTTTTAAACGGCTGTTAGCCCCTTTAAGCTTACCTATAGCTTTACTTACTGGAAGCACTAGCCGCAAAGATAGAGAGAAAATTTTGCTTGGCCTAGAAGACGGTTATATCTCTATAATTATTGGAACCCATGCCTTGATACAACAGGATGTAAACTTTAAAGCTTTAGGCCTTGCTGTCATCGATGAACAGCACCGCTTTGGTGTGCGCCAGCGGGCGGAGCTTTCCTCTAAAGGCTTCCTTCCCGATCTTCTGGTGATGACTGCTACTCCTATTCCTCGAACTTTAGCCTTAGTAGCGTACGGCGACCTGGATGTGTCTCTGCTTGATGAGTTACCACCAGGGAGAAAACCTGTGCTAACCTATGTTTTAAGCGAAAGCCAGCGGCAGCAGGCCTACCGATTGATCGCCCGGGAGGTTTTAGCTGGTCGGCAGGCTTATATTGTCTGTCCTTTGATTGAGGAAAGTGAAGTTTTGGAAGCCGCGGCCGCTACCGCTAAGGCTCAAGAATTGCAGACAAAAGTATTTCCGGGATTTAGAATAGGTCTCCTTCATGGCCGAATGCGGCCCGCCGAGAAGGAAGAAATTATGGAGCGTTTTCGTCAAGGCGAAATCCAAATTTTGGTTTCGACTACAGTTATTGAAGTAGGAGTAGATATACCCAATGCTACAGTAATGATGATCGAAGGTGCTGAACGCTATGGGCTAGCCCAGTTACATCAGCTCCGAGGTCGGGTAGCCCGGAGCTACTACCAGGCTTATTGCTTTTTAGTTACAAGGAATAATGATGTTGAGGCGAAGCGCAGGCTTAAGGTATTGGTAGAAAACCACGATGGGTTTGCCATCGCCGAAGCTGATCTTAAGCTCCGCGGACCAGGGGAATTATTTGGTACCCGCCAACATGGATGGCCGGAATTTCGCTTAGCTGAATTTCCCCGCGATCTTAAGGTATTAGAGCAAGCAAGAAAGGATGCCCACTTCCTTATCTCTTCTGGATACCTTGACCAGCCCGAATTCGCCGTCTTAAAAGCGTTAGCTGAAAGCAAGATCCAGCAACTTAAGTTGTGAATTTTTTTCTTTACTTTAGATAAACTAAATTAAAGGGCATCGATAACCCCCAAAAGTAGTGTAGGTACAAAAAGTTAGTGTATATAGACAAGCGTTTATAAATTTAAAGAAGGGGGCGTAAAACAATGAAAGTAGAGGAAGGAGAACAGGCCTTGTTAGCTTATTTTTCCAGTAGCAACTCCGCCCACGAAGCTGTATTAGCGTTGAGGCGTGCTGGGTTTCGGACGGCTCAGCTTGATAGGGTAGGCCGGTTTGGAGTGCGCTTTAACGATCGCTACAACAACCCCCTAGCCAACCAGGCTAACACCATTACAGGTTTGACTTTATACAGTGCAGATATTAACCCCCAGGTAAAAACAGACACCCGCGCCCTTCTAGGGGCAGACCCCTCAGTGAGCGGAGTGGGTCTAACTAATTATGGAGTAGCCGGAAATGAGGGGTTTTTAGTTACTGTTGTAGTTCCTCAACAACGGGTGGAGGAGGCCAATAAAATTATTACCCAGTACGGCGGCCGGTTATAATTTTTATTTTTTTAGTATTGTAATAAAAATTTTTGCTGACCAAATAATACTAGCTGAGTTTAAGCATAAAAGGGTCCCCACGAAGCATACTAGAACTAGACCAAGGGTTAAGGAGGTGAAATAGATGCCTCGTGGAGGTAGGACCAACCGCCTCTTGATCCCACAAGCTCGGGCCCAGATGGAGAAATTCAAGCAGGAAGTGGCCAGTGAGCTGGGGATCTCTAACTACAGCGGTTACCTCGGCGATCTACCCTCCAAGGTAAACGGTTCGGTTGGGGGGTTGATGGTTAAGAAGATGATCGCCGCCTATGAGCAAACGCTTACCGGGACTGCCGCTGGCGGCCTTGGTGGCGATGTTGAGCTGGGCGCTGCTGAGCAGGTAACCGGGCGGATTAGCGGCCCCAACCCCGCTTTTACCACCGGTGGACAGAAATTAAACATCAATGCTCAGCAGTACAACGCCCAGTCTACCGGCATGGTCTAAACCCTCTTTCTCCCTCCTGGTCCAGGCGGGCCCTGCGCCCGCCTTTTTTCAATGTAAGGGAATAGCCATTTTGGTTTGCAGCAAGGTGGTATGCAAGGTTTGATTCAGGGCAGCTCCCACCACCCAGGCCAGGTTATGGATTAGTTCGTCGATCTCCTTCGGGGTAACTGTTAAATTACCGCCGAAGGGCTTTAATATTTCCTGGACCAGCCCTTGAGCCCAGTTTGGGTTTTGTACCCAAGGGCTGCGCTCGATACCTTGGCCTGTTTTAGCTAGTGTTTCATATATGATTACTGCGGCGTGGACCACCGTAGGTATGCCCACCGCGATTACAGGTATACCCATAGTCTCGCGGTTTATGGCTGTGCGCTGTTTACCTACTCCTGAACCTGGACTGATACCGGTATCTGTAATTTGGATACTAGTCCCGATACGGCGCAGGTCCCCAGCTGCCAAGGCATCAATGGCTATAATAGCCCTCGGTTGGGTACGGTCTACCACACCCCGGATGATTTCTGCTGTCTCAATCCCCGTGGTACCCAGAACGCCAGGGGAAAGGGCGCTTACTGGCCTACTACCGGGAGGCAGGGTTTGGGGTGCATATTGGAACAGGTGTCGAGTAACGGTAAATTCGCCGATAACCTTAGGGCCCAAGGAGTCTGGCGTAGCTTGCCAATTACCAAGACCTACCACCAATACCGGATCTGTCGGCCCTACCCGGAGGTGCTGAAGAAGAGCGGTTAATTTTTGGGCGAGCAGTTGAGCCACAGCTTCCTGTACCGGAGGGTTGGCCGTAAGTAAACCTGGGGCTTCTATGGTAATATATGTACCCGGGGGCTTTCCTAGAGCCTGCGCTCCTGTGGCACTAAAAATATGAATGGTTGTGACGGTTGCCTGGGGATAATGTTCTTTGTCTTCTTTGACCCCTGGGATTTCCTGCTTAGTGGCACCACGTAAGAGAGCGTGGGCTTCTACCGCTAAATCTAGGTTTACGCCACAAGCGCGATAGAACTGGTAACGGTCCACGGGCTATTTTCCTCCTTGGATTTCCTGCAATAGGTTATCCAGAACTAAAAAAAATATGCATGGGCAGGGAATTTCTCCCCAGGTGTTGAATAAATTTAGTAGGTGCTAATATTGACAGCGAAAAAGGGCTATAGTATAATCCTGCACAAAAGGAGGGATGAAAAAGTGGAAATAAGAATTTCCCCCAAGGCGGAGGAATACATCAAAGGGAAAACAAATGCTATAACTATTCGCTTGGAAATGTGTGGTAGTTGAGCTGGGCTTACTGTTAGACCTGCCGTGTTAGCAGGACCTCCCCGTGATCCCAGCGGTTACCTAGTACATCAGGTAGATGGATTACAGGTTTATATTCAAAAAGGGATAAAAGCTACCAATCGAGGGCTCGATATAGATCTTATAGGATTTGGCCCCTTTAAACAACTAGTAGTGGATGGGATTTCCCTGCACTAGTGAATTTTAGACTTAGGAGGTGACATCATGGCTGGGCAGGTTATTAATGTAGATCAAGGGGATTTTGAAGCGGAGGTTCTTACAGCTCCTATACCTGTAGTAGTGGATTTCTGGGCCGCTTGGTGTGGTCCATGCCGGATGATGGCTCCTGTCTTAGAGCAGGTGGCTGCTGAATACGGTGGACGTATCAAGTTTGTAAAATTAAATGTAGATGAAAACCAGGAACTCGCGGCCCAGTATGGGATTATGAGTATCCCTACCCTAGTTATCTTTAAGGATGGCGAGGAAATAGGTCGTTTGATAGGGTACATGCCTAAGGAGAAGTTAAAACAGAGCCTGGATTCCCTCCTTTAATGGGAGAGAGTACCGAGAGGATTGCGGAGGAAGAGAAGATGCAAAGACGGCAAGCATATATAGATGCTTCCCGGTGTGATGGTGCCTCAGATTGTCCTCCACGGGACAATTGTCCTGCGGGGGCCATTTTCCGGGAAGGGGATGAGGGACCTTATTTTGTAGGTCCTGAATGCCGTGGCTGTGGCCGATGCATCTCTTTCTGTAATCTAAAGGCTATTACTTTGCTTTAGGTCTAGAACAGTAGTAGGCAATTAGTGGGAGACCAGCTAGCTCCTCGTGGTTACGGGTGAAGGGAGAGCGGAGCTACCGGGAATTCCGGTGGCTCTGCTTTTTTGGTTAAAGCTGTTTTCCCGAGTGATAAATTTTACTTAATTGGAGAAGGCATCTTTTAGATTGTGTCGAAATGTTGTAATAAAAGGGAGGGGTGACTTTGAAAAAGATTAAGGTAGAGGATAGTATAGGGTATGTTTTAGCCCATGATCTAACTAAAATAGTGCCTGGTGAGTTTAAAGGGTGCCGCTTTAAAAAAGGGCATATTATTCAGGAAGAAGATATTCCAGAACTATTGAATATGGGTAAAGAGCATATCTACGTACTGGAACTTAGCCCCCAAGACGTGCACGAAGATGAAGCAGCCTTAAGATTAGCTAGGGCAGCTGTGGGGTGGGAGAATACAGGGCTTAAGATAGGGGAACCTTCTGAAGGCCGGGTCAATGTAGTTGCTGAGTATCCTGGGCTTCTTAAGGTCAATCTCTCAGCCCTTAAGGCGATTAACCAGATTCCCGATGTCATTTTAGCTACCTTGCATAACAATTATCCTGTTCAAGGAGGACAAGTGGTAGCAGGTACCCGGGTTATCCCTTTGGTCACGAAGGAGGAATATGTGGCCAGGGCTGAAGATATTTGTCGGGCAGCAGGGGGGATTTTAAAGATAGCTCCTTATCGACGCCTCCGGGTAGGTGTGGTTACTACGGGAAACGAAGTATATAAGGGCCGGATAAAGGATGCCTTTGGGCCAGTAGTCAAGGCTAAAATTGTCCAATACGGGTGCCAAGTAGAAGAGGAGAAAATAGTACCGGATGATGCTGTAATTATAAGCCAAGCTATTAGAGAGATGGTGGACCGGGGACTTGAACTCATACTCATTACTGGTGGGATGTCAGTAGACCCTGATGATGTAACCCCGCTAGGTATACGTTTAACAGGGGCTGAAGTAATTGCCTATGGTGCACCTGTATTGCCTGGGGCTATGTTTATGCTGGCCTACCTTGAAAGTGTCCCTTTAATGGGTTTGCCTGCCTGTGTCATGTATTACCGGGCTACTATTTTTGATTTAGTCTTGCCCCGTATTTTAGCTGGAGAACGGCTCACTCAAGCAGACATAGCGGATCTCGCTGCGGGTGGGCTTTGTCTTGGCTGCCAGGAATGCCGCTATCCGGTTTGTCCCTTCGGGAAGGGTGGGTTATCTTAATAAAAATATAAAAAAATCCGCTCCCCAGCGAGGAGCGGTAGTTTTCGCCGCCGACGGGCACCGGCGGCGTGGGAGAGGAGAAACCGGAGGAAGAGCTCATGGGGGAGGGTTGTTAGGTAACCCTAAGCTCTTCTGGCTATATTATGGGAAATGGAAGCCTGTTCTATACATGGGAAGGAGAAATTTTTTTGTGATATAATAGCCCGGGGGTATCCTAATGTTACGCATTATAGGCGGGATAGCCCGGGGAAGGCAACTTAAAGTACCTCGTGGCTCTAATATCAGGCCTACTTCTGCACGCGTACGAGAAGCCCTTTTTAACATTGTACAAGTAGAGGGAAAAAGCTTTTTGGATGTTTTTGCAGGTGCAGGCGGGGTGGGTCTTGAAGCTTTAAGCCGCGGGGCAAGGGGAGCTACTTTTATTGAAAACCATCCCTTGGCTTTAAAAGCCCTCCGGGAAAATCTAATACTCACAGGTTTTACTGACCGGGCAGAGGTTATTGGTCAAGATGCTTTACGAGCTGGACAGAGGCTGTTGGAACAGGGTTATAGGTTCGATATTATTTTCCTGGATCCACCCTACGAGAAGGGGTTAGCGGAGAAGGTGGTACCTATTTTGGGGGAGCTACTTTCTCCAGATGGGTGGCTAATCTTAGAAAGTAGGAGCCGGGAAGTCCCACCAGAGATCCCAGGCGCGGCTTTAGTAGACGAGCGCCGCTATGGGGATTCTGCATTGCGTTTTTACCGGAAGGTAGTAGAGGAAAGGGGAGAAGGGTGAAGAATAGACAAAGGAGACTAAATGTTATGGTAGGTTATGGTAGGCTAGCGCAAGAAGGGCGAATGGGGGTAACTTTAGGGTGAAGATTATAGAGCTTATAGATGAACTAGAAAAGATAGTGGAGAAGTCGCCCAGGATCCCGTTTACTGAGCGGATTTTAGTTGAGGGGAGTTTGCTGCTCGATTACTTAGACCGGTTACGGACCCTGCTTCCAGATGAGCTGAGACAGGCCCAATGGATACAGCAAGAAAGGGAGCGCCTGCTTGCCGAAGCCCAGCAGCAAGCCAAGGAGCTTCTGGCTGAAGCGGAGCAAAAAGCTCAATCGCTAGTCCAAGAGACGGAGTTGGTAAAACAAGCCAGGGTAGAAGCCGGGGAGATAACAAGCAGGGCACGCCGGTTGGCCGCAGAGATTAAGACCAGGGCTGTAGCTTATGCTGACGAAGTCTTACGGGAGCTAGAAAACTATCTTTCGGAAATTCTATCCAATATAAAGCAGGGACGACAGGAACTAGAGGCTTATCGTCCCAGCTCTTCTCCATCAGCGTCTCCGGATGATCAAGGACCAGACCCCAAGGCTTAAGAAAGCCAGGAAAGTAAAGATAAAGAAATTCCATAACCCGAAGCTAATATAGTAAACCCATAGAGTTGGCCAGGAGGATGGAGGTGGTGAGAAAGGCCGTTCCAGGAGCTTAATTACGGGTTCTGCTGGGCCATAGAAAAATAGGACTAGCTGGGAAGCTAAAACGGCGTGGAAAAAGCGGGCCAATATAAAGGGCCAGAGGCGCAAGTTCGTAGAACTTATCATGGAGGCTACCTGGGCATGGATAGAAAGGCCAGCCCATCCCAAGATAAAGCTAATGGTGGCTAGGCGTGTAGTAAGCGGTAAAGGTAATTCACTGGCTAGTTTGGTTCCTATGGTCATCTCTAAACAACCAGCCACCAGGGCCGGGGCTACCTGGGGATCTAGGTTTAAAAGGCGGAGCAGGGGTTTTAGGATAAGGCTTAAGTTATTTGTCCACCCCCAAAGCTGGATCATGCGGATAAATACAGAGAAGACTATAATAAAGCCGCCTATGGTGAGGAGGGCTTGAAAGGAATGCCTGATGGCTTCCCCAAGGAGGTGTCCTAAAGGCGGGGACTTTTGTTGCTGCCCGCGCAAGAAGACTTCCCAGGCCCGGCGGAGCCAAAAACGCCAGGCCAGGGTTTCTTTAGAAGAGGCGGCATCAGAGCGTCGATAAAACCGGAATATAAGACCTAAGAATAAGTTAGCTCCATAATGAGCTGCGGCAATAATGGGTCCTATCTCGGGTTTTTGCAACATTCCTACGGCTACAGCCCCAAGCATGAAAAGTGGGCTAGCGTTATTTGTGAAACAGATTAACCGTTCTCCCTCTGCTGCTGTAAGGACTCCTTGGTTTTTAAGCTGAGCTGTCAAAGAGGCGCTCAAGGGGGCCCCTGAAGCGTAACCCATGATCACTACTAAACCTGCTGCACCAGGGATATTAAAAAGGGGCCTCATGATCGGCTCTAAAAGCACTCCCAAAAAATGTATTATACCTAATCCCAATAAAAGCTGAGAAAGTACAAAAAAGGGCAGCAGAGCAGGCACCACGATCTGCCACCAGGCTTGTAGACCGGTGAGGGCGGCCTCAAAGGCCTGGCGCGGGTGAAGGATGACGCTACCGGTAAGTATTACTATAAGTACAGTAGTGACAAGGTTTAGTATAAGAGAAGAAGGGGTTTTAGCCAATGCCAATTATCCTACCCCCTCATTTTCAAATATACTAACGTTAAGATGGGATTAGACCTTAAGGAGGGTGAAAGGGTAAAAGTGAAAATACTAGTACTCAATTGTGGAAGTTCCTCAGTAAAATATCAACTCTTTGATATGGCTGAGGAAAAATCCCTGGCCAAAGGATTGGTAGAACGCATAGGTCTTCCTGGTTCACGTTTAACTCATCGCCCGGTGGGCAAGGAAA harbors:
- the rsmD gene encoding 16S rRNA (guanine(966)-N(2))-methyltransferase RsmD; translated protein: MLRIIGGIARGRQLKVPRGSNIRPTSARVREALFNIVQVEGKSFLDVFAGAGGVGLEALSRGARGATFIENHPLALKALRENLILTGFTDRAEVIGQDALRAGQRLLEQGYRFDIIFLDPPYEKGLAEKVVPILGELLSPDGWLILESRSREVPPEIPGAALVDERRYGDSALRFYRKVVEERGEG
- the recG gene encoding ATP-dependent DNA helicase RecG; translated protein: MNRPIAQVKYVGHKKAIKLSHLGIHTTRDLLYHFPRRYEDRRQLKPLNQLVPGETVTVRVMVVSWEQRELRPNLVLVRAEVSDGHHRGYALWFNQPYIKRRLPPGSLVLLTGKVSRRSIFPEIQVEEYELGDSEGSSLNTGYLVPFYPSTAGLTQQWFRKVVFQALSESLPFVEETLPLKWRERYRLVPLSKALKDIHFPADEEALRQARRRLIYEELLIWELALALHNHKRRMVAPGIAHSRDNTLVERFLRSLPFSLTKAQERVIQEIFADMEAPRPMARLLQGDVGSGKTIVAAAALLKAAAGGWQGALMVPTEVLAEQHFLTFKRLLAPLSLPIALLTGSTSRKDREKILLGLEDGYISIIIGTHALIQQDVNFKALGLAVIDEQHRFGVRQRAELSSKGFLPDLLVMTATPIPRTLALVAYGDLDVSLLDELPPGRKPVLTYVLSESQRQQAYRLIAREVLAGRQAYIVCPLIEESEVLEAAAATAKAQELQTKVFPGFRIGLLHGRMRPAEKEEIMERFRQGEIQILVSTTVIEVGVDIPNATVMMIEGAERYGLAQLHQLRGRVARSYYQAYCFLVTRNNDVEAKRRLKVLVENHDGFAIAEADLKLRGPGELFGTRQHGWPEFRLAEFPRDLKVLEQARKDAHFLISSGYLDQPEFAVLKALAESKIQQLKL
- the trxA gene encoding thioredoxin, with the protein product MAGQVINVDQGDFEAEVLTAPIPVVVDFWAAWCGPCRMMAPVLEQVAAEYGGRIKFVKLNVDENQELAAQYGIMSIPTLVIFKDGEEIGRLIGYMPKEKLKQSLDSLL
- the ylbJ gene encoding sporulation integral membrane protein YlbJ: MALAKTPSSLILNLVTTVLIVILTGSVILHPRQAFEAALTGLQAWWQIVVPALLPFFVLSQLLLGLGIIHFLGVLLEPIMRPLFNIPGAAGLVVIMGYASGAPLSASLTAQLKNQGVLTAAEGERLICFTNNASPLFMLGAVAVGMLQKPEIGPIIAAAHYGANLFLGLIFRFYRRSDAASSKETLAWRFWLRRAWEVFLRGQQQKSPPLGHLLGEAIRHSFQALLTIGGFIIVFSVFIRMIQLWGWTNNLSLILKPLLRLLNLDPQVAPALVAGCLEMTIGTKLASELPLPLTTRLATISFILGWAGLSIHAQVASMISSTNLRLWPFILARFFHAVLASQLVLFFYGPAEPVIKLLERPFSPPPSSWPTLWVYYISFGLWNFFIFTFLAFLSLGVWSLIIRRR
- a CDS encoding ATP-binding protein codes for the protein MGESTERIAEEEKMQRRQAYIDASRCDGASDCPPRDNCPAGAIFREGDEGPYFVGPECRGCGRCISFCNLKAITLL
- a CDS encoding CC/Se motif family (seleno)protein — protein: MEIRISPKAEEYIKGKTNAITIRLEMCGSUAGLTVRPAVLAGPPRDPSGYLVHQVDGLQVYIQKGIKATNRGLDIDLIGFGPFKQLVVDGISLH
- the gpr gene encoding GPR endopeptidase → MDRYQFYRACGVNLDLAVEAHALLRGATKQEIPGVKEDKEHYPQATVTTIHIFSATGAQALGKPPGTYITIEAPGLLTANPPVQEAVAQLLAQKLTALLQHLRVGPTDPVLVVGLGNWQATPDSLGPKVIGEFTVTRHLFQYAPQTLPPGSRPVSALSPGVLGTTGIETAEIIRGVVDRTQPRAIIAIDALAAGDLRRIGTSIQITDTGISPGSGVGKQRTAINRETMGIPVIAVGIPTVVHAAVIIYETLAKTGQGIERSPWVQNPNWAQGLVQEILKPFGGNLTVTPKEIDELIHNLAWVVGAALNQTLHTTLLQTKMAIPLH
- a CDS encoding molybdopterin-binding protein, which gives rise to MKKIKVEDSIGYVLAHDLTKIVPGEFKGCRFKKGHIIQEEDIPELLNMGKEHIYVLELSPQDVHEDEAALRLARAAVGWENTGLKIGEPSEGRVNVVAEYPGLLKVNLSALKAINQIPDVILATLHNNYPVQGGQVVAGTRVIPLVTKEEYVARAEDICRAAGGILKIAPYRRLRVGVVTTGNEVYKGRIKDAFGPVVKAKIVQYGCQVEEEKIVPDDAVIISQAIREMVDRGLELILITGGMSVDPDDVTPLGIRLTGAEVIAYGAPVLPGAMFMLAYLESVPLMGLPACVMYYRATIFDLVLPRILAGERLTQADIADLAAGGLCLGCQECRYPVCPFGKGGLS
- a CDS encoding alpha/beta-type small acid-soluble spore protein produces the protein MPRGGRTNRLLIPQARAQMEKFKQEVASELGISNYSGYLGDLPSKVNGSVGGLMVKKMIAAYEQTLTGTAAGGLGGDVELGAAEQVTGRISGPNPAFTTGGQKLNINAQQYNAQSTGMV
- a CDS encoding ATPase — translated: MKIIELIDELEKIVEKSPRIPFTERILVEGSLLLDYLDRLRTLLPDELRQAQWIQQERERLLAEAQQQAKELLAEAEQKAQSLVQETELVKQARVEAGEITSRARRLAAEIKTRAVAYADEVLRELENYLSEILSNIKQGRQELEAYRPSSSPSASPDDQGPDPKA